A segment of the Litorihabitans aurantiacus genome:
TAGCTCCTGATCGCCGCGTCGCACCTCGCGCGTGATCTCGTCGAGCTCGAGATCCCCGACCCGGTAGGTCGAGGGCAGGCGGGGCGCCTGGCCCCCCACGCCGCGTAGGAGGTCGCGCACGCGAGCAGCGAGATCCTCAGCGCTGAACGGGCGTCGCAGGTAATCATCACCGCCGGCGGTCACACCTGGCAGACGCCGGTCGTGCTCACCCGGGCCCGTCACCAGCAGCGCCGGGACCTGACGCGCCCTCCGGATCTTTGCCAGCACGGCAATCGGATCCGCGTCGAGGATCCCCGCGTTCAGGATCACGACGTCTGGGTCGAGCACCGTAGCGGTGGCGAGGACGTCCTCGGCCCGCGCGGCAAGACGCACCTCCATCCCCTCCCCGCGCAGCACGCCAACGACAATGTCGGCCAGGACCGGGTTCTTGAGCTGCACGAGCACCCGCCACACCGTGGCGGAGGCCCCAGCAGAGGGGGCGGGAACGCTGGCCGGGCCGCCGTCAGACGGCGGAGAAAGGGCCGCAGTACCGATCACCCATCCATCATCCTCCCGTGTGAAACGGAACCGGACCATGCCGGTAGCAGTCACTGCCCGACCTCAGAACTTCCGTAGAGACCTCTGCCGCAGCTGCCACGACACACCTAGGCTCGATCCTGATCACGGCGTGCCAGATGGGCGCCGGCTCCCCAACACTTCGGAGAATCCTGTGCCCGTCAACTTCTCGCACCCCGAGGGCCTGCTGAAGCAGACCGACTACTCGCCTGTCGCGGTCGCCACCGGCTCGCGTCTCATCGTGCTCGCCGGCCAGGCGGGCGTCACGGCCGACTTCGAGCCCGCCGCACCCGACCTCGCCGGACAGGTCCGAGCCGCCCTGCACAACATCGCCGTCGGAGTCCGCGGCGCCGGTGGCGCACCCGCAGACATCGCTCGCCTCACCTTCTACATCGTGGACTGGCAGCCCTCGATGTGGGAGGACGTTCTGGCCGGGATCGCACACGCACAAGAAGTCGACGGATTCCCGACGCCCGCGCCGCCCGTGACCATCATCGGAGTTCAAGCGCTCTTCACACCCGACTTCGTCGTCGAGATCGAAGCCATCGCAGTCACCGACTAGGGGCCCCACCGCGTGCCGGTGCGCATCGTGTGGCACGTGTCCAGGTGTGCCGAACGGCCCCGTCGATCGACGGGGCCGTTCCGGCAGGGCTAGTACCGGCGCGAGTGGCCCTTCCATTCCGCTGCTGGGCCCGTGGGGTTCGCCTCGGAGCTCGCCGCGGTGGACCTGCACGCCGGTCGGCAACTGTGTCGGAATCGGGCTCGGTCTGAATCAGTCGGTGGGAGGCAGGACGATGACCTTGCCGTGTACCCGGCCGGCTTCGGCCTGGCTGTGCAACTCGGGCAGGTCGATCAACGTCACATGACGGGCGATGTCGATGCGTAGTTCGCCCCGGTCGACCAGCTTCACCAGGTCGGACAGGGCGGTGCGGTTCGGCTGCACGAAGATCGTTTCTCCTCGCACGTCACGCTCCTGGTCGTTCGGGGTCGGGACCATCGGAGTGGTGGAGACGACGACTCCGCCATCGCGCACCCGGCCCATGAGGGCCGCGAAGTCCTCGGCCGTGATGGGTGCGAGGTTGAGCAGCAGGTCGACGGGTTCGGTCACGGCGCTAAGAACCTCGCTCCGGGTGTGATCGACGATCTCGTCGGCGCCGTGAGCTGCGACCGACGCGGTGCTGCGCGGGCTGGCGGTAGCGATGACATACGCGCCCGCGCGCTTGGCGAGCTGCACGGCATACCCCCCGACCGGGCCCCCGCGCCGTTGATCAGGACGCGCTGGCCGAAGGTCAGACCGCCCACGTCGAACAGCGCCTGAGATGCCGTCAGCCCCACCGAGGGCAACCCGGCAGCATCAGCGAGCGGGATCGTGGCGGGCGCGGGAACGAACGATTCAGCAGGAGCCGTGACGTACTGCGCCGCTGCGCCGTCCCCGGCCATCGGGATGAAGCCCACGACCTCCTGCCCGACCGAGAGGTCCTCGACGCCGTCGCCGACCTGGTCGACTGTGCCTGAGACGTCGTACCCGGGGGTGTGCGGCAGGGTGATCGGGATCGGCAGGAACCCGCCCCGCATCCCACCGTCGGCCGGGTTGTGCGCGACACCGGCCACGCGAACGCGCACCTGACCAGCTCCCGCCTCGGGGCGGTCGACCTCCTCGTAGCGCAGCACTTCCGGGCCGCCGGTCTCGTGGAAACGCACTGCCTTCATGATGTCCTCCTATGTAGTGCTTCGAGTTCGAAGCGATGTGGCGACCCTAGACCTACTCCATCTTCGAAGCAACTACTACGCACTCGAAGTAAGATGACGTGGTGAAGACGTCACCAGCGGTACTCGACCCCTTGCAACTAGGTGCCTACTTCGCGC
Coding sequences within it:
- a CDS encoding response regulator transcription factor, with the translated sequence MIGTAALSPPSDGGPASVPAPSAGASATVWRVLVQLKNPVLADIVVGVLRGEGMEVRLAARAEDVLATATVLDPDVVILNAGILDADPIAVLAKIRRARQVPALLVTGPGEHDRRLPGVTAGGDDYLRRPFSAEDLAARVRDLLRGVGGQAPRLPSTYRVGDLELDEITREVRRGDQELHLSITEFDLLRLLMRNPRRVMSKAQIADRVWHYDYTVNPKTLDLYIHYLRRKVDADRTP
- a CDS encoding RidA family protein codes for the protein MPVNFSHPEGLLKQTDYSPVAVATGSRLIVLAGQAGVTADFEPAAPDLAGQVRAALHNIAVGVRGAGGAPADIARLTFYIVDWQPSMWEDVLAGIAHAQEVDGFPTPAPPVTIIGVQALFTPDFVVEIEAIAVTD
- a CDS encoding zinc-binding dehydrogenase, which translates into the protein MATASPRSTASVAAHGADEIVDHTRSEVLSAVTEPVDLLLNLAPITAEDFAALMGRVRDGGVVVSTTPMVPTPNDQERDVRGETIFVQPNRTALSDLVKLVDRGELRIDIARHVTLIDLPELHSQAEAGRVHGKVIVLPPTD
- a CDS encoding NADP-dependent oxidoreductase; this encodes MKAVRFHETGGPEVLRYEEVDRPEAGAGQVRVRVAGVAHNPADGGMRGGFLPIPITLPHTPGYDVSGTVDQVGDGVEDLSVGQEVVGFIPMAGDGAAAQYVTAPAESFVPAPATIPLADAAGLPSVGLTASQALFDVGGLTFGQRVLINGAGARSGGMPCSSPSARARMSSLPPARAAPRRSQLTAPTRSSITPGARFLAP